GACCATATTGGCATCCAGGGGAATCAACGTGAAGAACGTGGGAATCGTCCATAACCGCGAGTTCGAGACAGGTTCCCTGAGGATCGATCTCCACAGTGAACGGGATGTGCAGGCCGCCAAGGATACCTTGGAGGCCCATGGGTACGAGGTCACCATCGGCTGACTTTTTTTAGCCACAACGTCATACTCCTCGCATGCAGCAGATTGATCTCGATCAGCTTGGAAAGTACGTCGACGCCGTGAACGACATCGGCAGCAGATGGATGCTCGTGACCTCCGAGAACAAGGGCAAGGTCAACACCCTGACCGCCTCCTGGGGCGGACTCGGATTCCTGTGGAGGAAGAAGGTGGCCTTCATCTTCATAAGACCCAGCAGGTACACCAACGAGTTCATCAAGGCCAGCAACCGCTTCACCCTTACCTTCTTCAACGGCTGCAAGGACGAGATGTCCTATCTCGGCAAGACCTCCGGCAGGGACGTCCCCGACAAGATCGAAGAGGCGGGACTTACCACCATCCACGTCGACGGTGCCCCCACCTTCGAGGAGGGACGCCTGTTCCTCAAGTGCAGATGCCTCTACGCGGCACCCTTCGAGAGGGAGAAGTTCATCGAGAAGGAGATCGACGACACCCTCAACCCCAACGGCGACCGCAGCATCATGTACATCGCCGAGATCGAGAGCGCCTACGAACTCTGATTCCCTCAGCCGCCGGGAACGGCGGCGAAACACCTTCCCTTTTTTTTCAAATTTACAAAAGTCCAGCGCTCACGCTAACACTGCGAATAACAAACAAAAGGGTTATTCACTGGGAAGCGGGGCCGACCAACCAGGAAACGATCAGTACGACGGCGACCGCGACCGCCATGACGGTAGCGAGCTTCATGTTGGGGGTGACTTTGATCTTCGGCATTACGAATCACCTGGCATTCTGGATGTCTTTGGTACAGTTAATACGAACCGATATAAAGCCATTGTTCGGAGACCCCCGTTTTTATACGATGGTTATCATTGACTCTTCATGACCAACGTCATCCTTCACACCAACATGGGAGACATCACCATCAAGATGCACGAGGACATGCCCATCACCACCGGCAACTTCGTGAAACTCGCCAAAGAGGGCTTCTACGACGGTACCATCTTCCACAGGGTAATCTGTGACTTCATGATCCAGGGCGGAGACCCTGAGGGAACCGGTATGGGCGGACCCGGATACACCATCGAGGACGAGTTCGGACACGGACACTCCAACAAGCGCGGATTCGTATCCATGGCCAACACCGGACGCCCCCACTCCGGAGGCAGCCAGTTCTTCATCAACACCGTCGACAACGGCTACCTTGACAAGGAGAACCCCTCCACTCCCTACGCCCACCCCGTCTTCGGCGAGGTCATCGCGGGAATGGAGGTCGTCG
The sequence above is a segment of the methanogenic archaeon ISO4-H5 genome. Coding sequences within it:
- a CDS encoding transmembrane protein, whose product is MPKIKVTPNMKLATVMAVAVAVVLIVSWLVGPASQ
- a CDS encoding peptidylprolyl isomerase; translated protein: MTNVILHTNMGDITIKMHEDMPITTGNFVKLAKEGFYDGTIFHRVICDFMIQGGDPEGTGMGGPGYTIEDEFGHGHSNKRGFVSMANTGRPHSGGSQFFINTVDNGYLDKENPSTPYAHPVFGEVIAGMEVVDKIQQVPTGRNDRPLKDVVIEKAEVVEN